AAAACATTACTGTTTTTTTTACAcataaaatctatttgaaaggcagaggttgaGGCAgaacttgcatctgctggctcactccccaaatgcacacggTGGCCGGGGTTGGccagcctgaggccaggagccaggagccaggagctccattctggtccccgagcacttaggccatcctccactgctttcccaggcacaccagcagggagctggatcagaagtgcagtagctgagacttgagccagcgctctgatgtgggatgcagcttaacccactgtgccacagcgccagcccctgaaaaaaGGCTCCGATAACAAAGCGATAATAAAGCTCCGGGAAATACTAGGAAGCATAAACAGGGGAACTGGTCACCTGCCGCAGCGCCTCCCCAGCAGTGATCACCGTTAGCAGCAGCGTGTGGTGCACGTGCACGTGACGCTGCTGTGAACACGGGCTTCATTCGCACTGTGACCTGTGTTCAGGTCGCAGTGGCTACAGCAGCTTCTCTCCCATGACTGGTCACAGATGGCCTTGCTTTGTTGTTGGCTACTTGAGTGGCTTCTAACAACagtctctggcccagccccgtcgGCGAATGCTTTTGGAGCAGGTCTGGGTAGTCTGAGGTCAGGGGAAGACCTCTGGTCACTGTCCCCTGCTGACCCCTAACCTCACACCCGTAACGCGCCAGGTCTCATCGGCAGCTGCACCAATTCAAGCTATGAAGACATGGGGCGCTCAGCGGCTGTGGCCAAGCAGGCCCTTGCCCATGGGCTCAAGTGCAAGTCCCAGTTCACCATCACGCCGGGCTCCGAGCAGATCCGCGCCACCATCGAGCGGGACGGCTACGTGAGTGCTCACGCGCCCCTGCCCCTGGCGCCCAGCCCCCGGCTGAGTGACGGCTGCAGGGTGGGATCAGCCATGGCTGCCCCAGGGCTCCGGGACAGCTCCCTGTCTTACGAGTGGCTGAGCCCCCCTTCCCATCAGCACTTGCCTTCCCCTGACAGTCctggcctccctctccccccgcaGGCACAGGTCCTGAGGGATGTGGGTGGCATCGTCCTGGCCAACGCCTGTGGCCCCTGCATTGGCCAGTGGGACAGGTGAGAGGTGCATCTCGGATAGGACGGCCCCTCTGCACTGGTGTTCGGAGCCCGGGAACAGAGGGAGGGGTTACTGAGGTAGAGGAGGCTCGGGCAAGACGGGGCTGtggctgggagcagaggcagagcctgcagacgccaggctgaagcctgctGGCAGGAAACAGCCAGCGAGGTCTCCCCCCATGGACGCAGCCACCCGAGGGGAGgcctctgccctggctgctgggctcGGGCAAGCATTGATCCCGAGCTCCCCTCCTATCTGGCGATCTGTTCAGGGGCTTTTCCACGCCCCCTTCTGTCCTGAGCTCAGCATGAGAACCCCGCAGGAGCCCGGCCCATCTGGCCCCCGGAGGCCAGGTGACAAGGCCAGGTGTCCCTAACCTTGTCCTTGTGGCCCGGCAGGAAGGACATCAAGAAGGGGGAGAAGAACACTATCGTCACATCCTACAACAGGAACTTCACGGGCCGCAATGACGCCAACCCCGAGACCCACGCCTTCGTCACGTCCCCCGAGGTGAGACTCGGCCCTGCACgagctggggccaggggaggAAGTGGCTTCTGCGTCTCAGGACTGGGGGTTGCTCCAGTGGGGACAAGAGCCACGGGCCTTCCCACATCATGTCCCCTGCACttcctgcctgctgctgctgtgtggcCCGGGGTCAGGTGTGTGTTCAGTACCAGTGGATCTCCCCGTCGgggccaggtcccagccctgccgTCTCAGCAGCTGTGTGAGCTCAGCCAAGTTgctgacctctctgagcctgtgaTCCTGTGAGGATTATGCAAGGTGGGAGGTGCGCTGGCCTTGCGGCCCCGCCCTAAAGAGCGcgttgcaggaatttgaggatgCTGGGGCTGCTCGCCCAGGAGCCGGTTGCTGGTCCCGTGAACAAACTCGTTTTTAAGCAATTTGCACTCAAACCACCTTGGAGGTCACCCATTGCACTGCCAGAGTCCTTAGATGTTATTCTCTCTTGCCCTGCATGTTCACGAGTTtaagtttcttattttttgataCCAACAGTAAAGGGGTCAGGAGGATTTTTTAATATTCAAACTCACATAACCCTTAGCAGTCActgtttcatttttaagttttatgtgtttgaaagagaattagagagagaggtagagacagagaggccttccatctgctgcttcccttcccaaatggctgcagaggccagagctgagctgatccaaagccaggagccagaagcttcttccatcctcccacacaggtgcaggggcccaaggactcgggctgtcttctgcttcccaggactttagcagggagctggatcagaagccaggacttgacccggcacccatatgggatgccagccctgcaggccagagctttaacccactgtgccacagcgccagccccaggatgtgttttaaaaacagtgaagcctccttgggccctgcaccccatgggagaccaggaaaagcacctggctcctggctcctgccatcggatcagcgcggtgcgccagccgcagcgcgccagcggccattggagggtgaaccaacggcaaaggaagacctttctctctgtctctctctctcactgtccactctgcctgtcaaaaaacaaaacaaaaaaaacaaaaaaaaaacagtgaagccTCACGTCattggcctgggccctgggggctgtgtgCCCCTGCCATCGGGGCCCCGTGGCCATCTCCCTTAAGTCTTTCACCTCAGAGCTCCAGGAACACTGCTGAGTGAGCGAAGGCCCGCCCCGTGCAGAGctagcagcagcagcaccccCATGCCAGGCCCCACGGGGGCCAGCCCGCCTGACGCCCGGGTGCTCTGCAGGCCCGTGCCCTGTGGTCCCAGAGGACTCCTGCCTCTCTGGCTTCTAGGAAGACCACAGaagtctcctggcttccatgCCCAGGAGCTAGACTTGTgctgggaggggacaggagcAGTGTTTGATGCTGACCACCAAGGTGGCCACCATTTCAGATCgtcacagccctggccatcgcggGAACCCTCAAGTTCAACCCAGAGACCGATTTCCTGACAGGCAAGGACGGCAAGAAGTTCAAGCTGGAGGCGCCGGATGCCGATGAGCTTCCCCGTGCGGTGAGCGGGCACTGCCACTGgccccccccagcccaggccactcacTGTGTGGCTGAGGCCGGCCCCCCCACGTAGGCAGGGACAGCACTGATGTGAACAAAGCAGCTACGTTCCCTGGGAGGGCAAGGCCAGGCACGGAGGGCCTGCACCAACATCCCTGTCCCCTGCTACAGGAATTTGACCCCGGGCAGGACACCTACCAGCATCCCCCCAAGGACAGCAGCGGGCAGCGGGTGGACGTGAGCCCCACCAGCCAgcgcctgcagctgctggagcctTTCGACAAGTGGGACGGCCAAGACCTGGAGGACCTGCAGATCCTTATCAAGGTCAGGACACTGGCTGGGTGGAGCTGGACACCTGACCAGCTGCCGCCTGGGCTCCGCCTCTCCAGTGCGTGTGGATGCGGCACAGTGGCTCCCTGGAGCTCTGGAAGCTACGGGCAGGCTCTAACCTGTCTGGGAGCTGAGCAGGCCTCATACCCACACCTGACCTGTGTGTCTCCTGTGGGCACTCGGCGACTGCCAGTGACCAGACAGGTTCCCAGACTTCTCTGTCCAGCCTGGGCACCTGTGAGCTGGGGCTGGTCCTGAAGGGTTAGCAAGCCGCTTCCCTGTTCAGCTTGTCCCCAAGACCGAGCAGCCAGAGGGGCAGGCTGAGTgatggccatggctgagccacgTGGTGTGGGTGAGGGTTCCAGGCCTGCCGACCAGCCGCGAGCCTGTCGTGCTTCTCCCTGCCCCCcgacccaggccctgggcccctgcctccctatGGGAGGCGTCCTTCATCCACTCAGCCACCTCCTAACCTCCGTCCCCTCTGCTTGCCCATGTAAGGTCAAAGGAAAGTGTACTACTGATCACATCTCGGCCGCCGGCCCCTGGCTCAAGTTCCGTGGGCACCTGGACAACATCTCCAACAACCTGCTCATCGGCGCCATCAACATTGAAAACGGCAAGGCCAACTCTGTGCGCAATGCTGTCACCCAGGAGTTTGGCCCCGTCCCCGACACTGCCCGCTACTACAAGGTGGGTCAGAGATGGCAGGGACAGCACAGGCACAGGGGGCTGTGTGGGGAGCAGAAGCTGGGCAGGAGGCCAGGCGAGCCAgggtgtggccatctggaagggACAGGAGTGCTGGACCCCGGGAAGGAAGGAGGCTCGGGTGGGTGGGGCcgggtgcacaccctggggaggcCCTGCCCCGGGGAGCTGCTGAGGGGAGTGCCTGCAGGAGGCGTCTGGCCCCTCAGGAGGTTGAGACCTCAGCACACAGGAAGAGGAGCTgactggggaggcaggggcagaaggCCACAGGGGCTCTCCAAGAGCAAGAGGGTGGGTACGTGGCCAGGCTGTGAGCTGGGGGCAAGGTCAGGGGAGCAGAGGTGCTGCCCTGGGCCACAGCCTGCGCTGGAGGCCAATTCTTTCTGCTGTGTGAAACAGAAGTGGGACTAAGCCCAGGTCATGGCCATCAGGGTCGGGGTGCCTGGCTGAGCGGGTACTCCTGGGAAGGGAGCCTGCAGCCCAGCTCGGCAGAGAGCAGTGCCCCGGTGTAGGGCAGCAGTGCCTGCAGCACGGCCCGCTGCTCTGGGCTCCGCTCCCACACCGTGGCCCTCCACTCCACACTGCCTCCACGCTGCCCACTGACGGGTGGGTCACATCTCCCTGGGCCCTGACTCACACCTAACTTTACCTGCCCTCCGGAAGCCAGGCAGATGGAGAGGGGCCTCCAGCCCCTTGGCCCACAGACCTCCGGCTGCCTAGGCCTGTGGGGATGGCACCTTCCTCTGCCTCACGCGCTCTCCCTGGCTCATCTGACAGAAACACGGCATCAGGTGGGTGGTGATTGGTGATGAGAACTACGGCGAGGGCTCGAGCCGGGAGCACGCAGCGCTGGAGCCGCGTCACCTCGGGGGCCGGGCCATCATCACCAAGAGCTTCGCCAGGATCCACGGTGAGTGGGTGCCCTCGTGGTGGCTCCAGGTCACTCACCctgccaggggccaggctgggcccgcCACAGCCCCTCAGTTTGTGCTGAGCGAGTCAGGGCCCACAGCTCCCATCCTGCCAGCACGGGTCTTGCTTCACAGACTgagcagctgagacccaggaACCTTCTCTTGTGAACACAGCAGCACCCCTACCTGTTTAGGTGTCCCTAGTGGAGGGACACCCGCCTCTGGGGTCAAACAGACCTGTGCCCGGAGTCACTGCCCCCGGGGCTGGCGAGGCCCCCTGGGCAGGGGAGAGTGGGGCCTCCGCTGAccacctgtgcctctgccttccagaaaCCAACCTGAAGAAGCAGGGCCTACTGCCCCTCACCTTCGCAGACCCTGCCGACTACAACAAGATCCACCCTGTGGACAAGCTGACCATCCAGGGCCTGAAGGACTTTGCCCCCGGCAAGGTCAGCGggcggagggaggagggctgACAGCCCAGGGAGCTCCCAGGAGGGGGGGGCTGTCTTGCTTCCCCTCCcgcaccctgcccctgcccacaccGGTTCCGGCTAGGCCTCCCACCCCGCCTGCCCACGCGgtgccccacttcccacccatACCTGCCCCCTCTTGCAGCCCCTGAAGTGCATCATCAAGCACCCCAATGGGACCCAGGAGACCATCCTGCTGAACCACACCTTCAACGAGACCCAGATCGAGTGGTTCCGCGCCGGCAGCGCGCTCAACAGGATGAAGGAGCTGCAGCAGTGAGGCCGCGCCCGCCTAACCATGCGGGCCTCAGTGCTCGCGTTGACCGACCAGATCTGACCATCCAGGCCATGgcttcctgcctgcccctcaGCCCGGAGCGACGCACGGCTGAGGGGCTCCATACGGTCTTCAGCCCTCACCCCCGTCGCCGGTCTGGTTCAGATCTCGAGCGGCCCCTGcaactgtatttatttttgatgacAACACTCCCTTCTAAAGAAGTTTTTACTCTGCCTGATCTATCCCTGATGGCTGAAAATTTGAGAGAACTTTTGTTCCTGCAAGGAAAATAAGAATCAAATTCAGCGACTCGTCCTGTGTGTGAGTGGTTGGTGTCTGTGCCATTTGTTGTCAACTAGGGAAGGTCCTTTCAGCCAAAGTCAGTGACCCGGGCACCGCTGACCCCAGGCCAGGTCCCCTCCCACCCTAGCCCACTCCTCCCTGCAGGGCAGCCCCTGGTGAGCAAGCCTGTCCCAGGTCCCACGCCCAGGAGACGTGGCGGCCCGGCACTGACACCTGGGTAACGCTGAGTGCGACACAAGTGTCCGGTGCTGGCAGACGTGAGGGACAGGAGGAAGCTGGTGAAGCCGTTCTGCCCGCTCTGCGTGTCACTGCAGACCCTGTCACCTCTGGTCTTGTTTATTAGTGAGAAGTCCGTGGGGCAGCTCCAGGAGGGGACAGGCCGGCGGCACTCcgagcccccacccccggctccagGCAACACTCTTCTCTTCAGCGTCTCCTGGGCACTCCGTCCCCAACGGTGGGCTGCACCACAGTCCGAGTAGAGGCGGGGTCTGCTGCTGAGCCCCAGGGCTAATTGCTGGTCCACCAGGAGAGGAGGCCCAGGCCCGGCTCACTGATGGACCCCTGCCCGGGGAGAGAACAGACACGTCTCATTCAGGGCTCGACCACCCCAGCCAAGaggtgcagctgcaggggccacacaacacccagggcctggggagagcCCTGCCGCTGTCCTGACCGGCACGCActcagcccctcctgccccatcCTCCCAAGGCCTCAGTGGGCTCAGGCAGCCCTCACACCTAGGCCTGCCGGGAAGGCCGGGTGACCACTCTCGCCTGGAATTCCTTCAGCTAAGGGCTTCGATCCCTCCCAAGCCTTCACCCACTGTGTGCTGCCCCTCTGGCAGGGAGGggtcactcccacccccaccccccaacagcTGCAGTAGCTTCGTCACCCACAGTGCCACCTGCAGAAAAAGGCTCCCCAGGGACAGGTGGCCGCCAAGACCCCACAAGAGGCCGAGATGCTGACCTGCCACAGGGGTTCTGGGGGGAACCCctggtgcccccacccccagcagtgcCCCTCACCACCAGTGTGTACGGAGCCTCCTTCTTGGGCAGCTCCTCGCTGGAAGAGGTGGCCTCGGCCGAGCTGGGCCCCGTGGGAGACGTGTCCACAAAGCTCTCATCCACCACCCGGAAGCGGATCTCCTCGCCAGTGTCCATGTACAGGTCGTGTGCTCCTTCCTCTGTCTCGTactcccacacccacacctgctcGGCTTCATCACTGGAGGCCAGAGGTCAAG
The window above is part of the Oryctolagus cuniculus chromosome 11, mOryCun1.1, whole genome shotgun sequence genome. Proteins encoded here:
- the ACO2 gene encoding aconitate hydratase, mitochondrial isoform X1; amino-acid sequence: MSPVARHFHATSSLSVHKMAPYSLLVTRLQKALGVRQYHVASVLCQRAKVAMSHFEPNEYIRYDLLEKNINIVRKRLNRPLTLSEKIVYGHLDDPANQEIERGKTYLRLRPDRVAMQDATAQMAMLQFISSGLPKVAVPSTIHCDHLIEAQVGGEKDLRRAKDINQEVYNFLATAGAKYGVGFWRPGSGIIHQIILENYAYPGVLLIGTDSHTPNGGGLGGICIGVGGADAVDVMAGIPWELKCPKVIGVKLTGSLSGWTSPKDVILKVAGILTVKGGTGAIVEYHGPGVDSISCTGMATICNMGAEIGATTSVFPYNNRMKKYLSKTGRADIASLAEEFKDHLVPDPGCHYDQLIEVNLSELKPHINGPFTPDLAHPVAEVGAVAEKEGWPLDIRVGLIGSCTNSSYEDMGRSAAVAKQALAHGLKCKSQFTITPGSEQIRATIERDGYAQVLRDVGGIVLANACGPCIGQWDRKDIKKGEKNTIVTSYNRNFTGRNDANPETHAFVTSPEIVTALAIAGTLKFNPETDFLTGKDGKKFKLEAPDADELPRAEFDPGQDTYQHPPKDSSGQRVDVSPTSQRLQLLEPFDKWDGQDLEDLQILIKVKGKCTTDHISAAGPWLKFRGHLDNISNNLLIGAINIENGKANSVRNAVTQEFGPVPDTARYYKKHGIRWVVIGDENYGEGSSREHAALEPRHLGGRAIITKSFARIHETNLKKQGLLPLTFADPADYNKIHPVDKLTIQGLKDFAPGKPLKCIIKHPNGTQETILLNHTFNETQIEWFRAGSALNRMKELQQ
- the ACO2 gene encoding aconitate hydratase, mitochondrial isoform X2, which translates into the protein MSHFEPNEYIRYDLLEKNINIVRKRLNRPLTLSEKIVYGHLDDPANQEIERGKTYLRLRPDRVAMQDATAQMAMLQFISSGLPKVAVPSTIHCDHLIEAQVGGEKDLRRAKDINQEVYNFLATAGAKYGVGFWRPGSGIIHQIILENYAYPGVLLIGTDSHTPNGGGLGGICIGVGGADAVDVMAGIPWELKCPKVIGVKLTGSLSGWTSPKDVILKVAGILTVKGGTGAIVEYHGPGVDSISCTGMATICNMGAEIGATTSVFPYNNRMKKYLSKTGRADIASLAEEFKDHLVPDPGCHYDQLIEVNLSELKPHINGPFTPDLAHPVAEVGAVAEKEGWPLDIRVGLIGSCTNSSYEDMGRSAAVAKQALAHGLKCKSQFTITPGSEQIRATIERDGYAQVLRDVGGIVLANACGPCIGQWDRKDIKKGEKNTIVTSYNRNFTGRNDANPETHAFVTSPEIVTALAIAGTLKFNPETDFLTGKDGKKFKLEAPDADELPRAEFDPGQDTYQHPPKDSSGQRVDVSPTSQRLQLLEPFDKWDGQDLEDLQILIKVKGKCTTDHISAAGPWLKFRGHLDNISNNLLIGAINIENGKANSVRNAVTQEFGPVPDTARYYKKHGIRWVVIGDENYGEGSSREHAALEPRHLGGRAIITKSFARIHETNLKKQGLLPLTFADPADYNKIHPVDKLTIQGLKDFAPGKPLKCIIKHPNGTQETILLNHTFNETQIEWFRAGSALNRMKELQQ